The following coding sequences lie in one Lentilactobacillus sp. SPB1-3 genomic window:
- a CDS encoding BspA family leucine-rich repeat surface protein has protein sequence MKIWHKYLLGGALLTLGMATSIMMTTAEQPAIVAHANENEDLDMFGSSKWELSSDGTLTLGAGQLDMYDKAPWSNDDVAEKIKKIKIDKGVIAPKDSTKLFSGLSNLVTIDGMQHLNTSNVSNMHEMFSNDWKLLNLELSNFDTIKVTNMSGMFEYNKSIVTLDLSHFITSNVTDMSGMFYGDFELTKLDLSSFDNSKSPNTGVMFLQDIRLWKLKLGSKTALIPSVFPNSLPVPVSDTLFSDNNQTYKVIGNNWREIGDGTEHAPLGDIVTSDKVTGPGTFVWNHFSKVPVTKPVKYVDDTNKVVANDTISGNIGDKNTYSVKVPDGYQLADKQPDKVDYQLIANNDPLIIKVTKKATSTPINPVIPSQPITPSNPTLPTLPVDDTAKVTINYIDDNGNTVKVDYVNGQLNHPITYHTVSVSGYEVLGGLTREITPTSNGYVYNIPITRVYNHIQKKMAVIMNNGGYLYKTTDLSKDGSIKYKMGTRQQRPMFVVSKIVDSKNGILYQVRDSNAKFVNSNKQTNGKVGYIKATKNVVPAYYSTKRVRSFKVINQWGINAYKNVNLTKKIKHYKYNSKVKVVGQQKHNLTTRYKLSNGTYITANKKMVTIYK, from the coding sequence TTGAAAATATGGCATAAATACTTATTAGGTGGGGCATTATTAACCCTGGGAATGGCTACATCAATTATGATGACAACGGCTGAGCAGCCTGCAATTGTTGCCCATGCTAATGAGAATGAAGACTTAGATATGTTTGGGAGTTCAAAATGGGAATTAAGTAGTGATGGTACATTGACGCTAGGGGCGGGCCAATTAGACATGTATGATAAGGCTCCGTGGAGCAACGATGATGTTGCTGAGAAAATTAAAAAAATTAAAATCGATAAGGGTGTAATTGCACCAAAAGATAGTACTAAGCTATTCTCTGGATTATCAAATTTGGTTACAATTGATGGAATGCAACATCTTAATACATCTAACGTTTCGAATATGCATGAAATGTTTTCGAATGATTGGAAACTATTGAATTTGGAATTATCTAATTTTGATACTATTAAAGTTACTAATATGAGTGGAATGTTTGAATACAATAAGTCTATAGTTACCTTAGATCTATCCCATTTCATTACATCTAATGTTACTGATATGAGCGGAATGTTCTATGGTGATTTTGAATTAACTAAATTAGATTTATCTTCATTTGACAATTCGAAATCGCCTAATACAGGAGTAATGTTTTTACAAGATATTAGGCTTTGGAAGTTAAAATTAGGCTCCAAAACAGCATTAATACCTTCAGTTTTTCCAAATTCTTTGCCAGTGCCTGTTAGTGACACTCTTTTTTCTGATAACAATCAAACGTACAAGGTAATTGGTAATAATTGGAGGGAAATTGGTGATGGTACGGAACATGCTCCATTAGGCGATATTGTTACCTCCGATAAGGTAACTGGCCCAGGAACCTTCGTTTGGAATCATTTTTCGAAAGTTCCAGTGACTAAACCGGTCAAGTATGTTGATGATACCAACAAAGTCGTCGCCAACGATACAATTTCTGGTAACATCGGAGATAAAAATACTTATTCAGTCAAAGTACCTGATGGATACCAACTAGCAGACAAACAGCCTGATAAGGTTGATTATCAGTTAATCGCAAATAATGATCCTCTAATTATTAAAGTAACTAAAAAAGCTACTTCAACTCCAATTAATCCGGTTATTCCGAGTCAACCAATTACACCATCAAATCCAACGCTGCCAACTTTACCAGTTGATGATACAGCTAAAGTTACTATTAATTATATAGATGATAATGGGAATACGGTTAAGGTAGACTATGTGAACGGTCAATTAAATCATCCAATTACTTACCATACTGTATCAGTGTCTGGTTATGAAGTGTTAGGTGGTTTAACTAGGGAAATCACCCCAACAAGTAATGGCTATGTTTACAATATTCCTATCACTCGAGTTTATAATCACATCCAAAAGAAGATGGCGGTGATTATGAACAACGGTGGTTACTTATACAAGACCACTGATTTGAGTAAAGACGGTAGCATCAAATATAAGATGGGGACACGTCAACAACGACCAATGTTTGTCGTTAGCAAGATTGTTGACTCTAAGAATGGAATTTTGTATCAAGTTCGCGATTCTAATGCTAAGTTTGTTAACTCGAATAAGCAAACTAATGGTAAAGTGGGCTATATCAAGGCAACTAAGAACGTTGTTCCAGCATATTACTCAACCAAACGGGTTAGATCCTTTAAGGTGATTAACCAGTGGGGAATCAATGCCTACAAAAATGTTAACTTAACGAAGAAGATTAAGCACTATAAATACAATTCTAAAGTTAAAGTGGTCGGTCAACAAAAGCATAATCTAACCACGCGATATAAGTTAAGTAATGGCACCTACATTACTGCGAATAAAAAAATGGTTACGATTTATAAATAA
- a CDS encoding 2,3-diphosphoglycerate-dependent phosphoglycerate mutase codes for MAKLVLIRHGQSEWNLSNQFTGWVDVDLSDEGVKQAQNAGKLIKEAGIEFDYAFTSVLTRAIKTLHYALEYSDQLWIPETKTWRLNERHYGALQGQNKAEAAEKFGEDQVHIWRRSYDVLPPLLDASDEGSAANDRRYANLDPHIIPGGENLKVTLERVMPFWEDEIAPKLLDGKNVIIAAHGNSLRALSKYIEGISDEDIINLEMATGQPVVYDFNDKLEVQSKNKLG; via the coding sequence TTGGCTAAACTTGTATTGATCCGTCACGGTCAAAGTGAATGGAACTTATCTAACCAATTTACTGGTTGGGTTGACGTTGATTTAAGTGATGAAGGTGTTAAGCAAGCTCAAAACGCTGGTAAGTTAATCAAAGAAGCAGGTATTGAATTCGACTATGCCTTCACTTCAGTATTAACTCGTGCCATCAAGACTTTACATTATGCATTGGAATACTCAGACCAACTCTGGATTCCAGAAACTAAAACTTGGCGTTTAAACGAACGTCATTATGGCGCTTTGCAAGGACAAAACAAAGCTGAAGCCGCTGAAAAATTTGGTGAAGACCAAGTTCATATTTGGCGTCGTTCATACGATGTTTTGCCTCCACTTTTGGACGCAAGCGATGAAGGTTCAGCTGCTAACGACCGTCGTTACGCTAACCTTGATCCACACATCATCCCTGGTGGTGAAAACCTTAAGGTAACTCTTGAAAGAGTTATGCCTTTCTGGGAAGACGAAATCGCACCTAAATTACTAGACGGCAAGAATGTTATTATTGCTGCCCACGGTAACTCATTACGTGCATTGAGCAAGTACATTGAAGGTATTTCTGATGAAGATATCATCAACCTTGAAATGGCTACTGGTCAACCAGTTGTCTACGACTTCAATGACAAGCTTGAAGTACAAAGCAAAAACAAATTAGGTTAA
- a CDS encoding AI-2E family transporter has protein sequence MHMYKRFIENVPLRRIVVLLAAIAILVVLRSMMNIILLTFIFSLLVTKLTKFVQKYVKLPSALIVTIVFLIVVVGLFSAITKYVPQLAVQTVRSTSDVINFYSNPKNLPDDQTLGWINQLIQQSHILSSVKNGVGLIWHSITAVTTMGVTLFLSLMLSFFFSIEEKQMVQFSQSFKNSYVSWLFEDLEYFGRKFVATFGVVIEAQFFIALVNTAITTVVMIVMGLPQVAVLALMVFILSLIPVAGVIISLIPLSLVGYSVGGFTDIIYLIVTIIIVHALEAYVLNPKFMSSRTNLPIFYTFVVLLIGENFFGVWGLICGVPVFTFFLDILGVQYHHGFRRDRKLLE, from the coding sequence CTGCATATGTATAAGCGTTTTATAGAGAATGTTCCTTTAAGGAGAATCGTCGTTTTACTGGCAGCAATTGCCATTTTGGTGGTTCTCAGAAGTATGATGAATATCATTTTATTGACGTTCATCTTTAGTTTATTAGTCACTAAACTTACCAAGTTTGTCCAAAAATACGTTAAATTACCATCTGCTTTGATTGTCACAATTGTCTTTTTAATTGTCGTGGTTGGTTTATTCTCGGCAATTACTAAGTACGTTCCACAGTTAGCTGTGCAAACTGTTAGATCGACTTCAGATGTCATTAATTTCTATTCTAATCCAAAGAATTTACCTGATGATCAAACACTAGGCTGGATTAATCAGTTGATTCAGCAGAGTCATATTTTAAGTTCGGTCAAAAATGGTGTGGGACTGATCTGGCATTCCATCACTGCCGTTACAACAATGGGAGTGACATTATTCCTATCACTTATGCTAAGTTTCTTCTTCAGTATCGAAGAAAAACAAATGGTGCAATTCTCACAATCATTCAAAAACAGTTATGTAAGTTGGTTGTTTGAAGATTTGGAATACTTTGGTCGTAAGTTCGTCGCAACTTTTGGTGTGGTTATTGAAGCGCAATTCTTCATCGCTTTGGTTAACACAGCCATCACAACAGTTGTGATGATCGTCATGGGACTTCCTCAAGTGGCAGTTCTTGCCCTCATGGTATTTATCTTGAGTTTAATTCCAGTTGCAGGAGTGATTATCTCTTTGATTCCACTTTCCTTAGTGGGATATTCAGTTGGTGGATTTACTGATATTATTTACCTAATTGTGACAATTATTATCGTGCATGCATTAGAAGCTTACGTCTTGAATCCTAAATTCATGTCGTCACGAACTAATCTACCAATCTTTTATACCTTTGTGGTTTTACTGATAGGTGAAAATTTCTTTGGTGTTTGGGGATTAATTTGTGGGGTACCTGTATTTACTTTCTTCTTGGACATTCTAGGTGTGCAATACCACCACGGATTCAGAAGAGACAGAAAATTACTTGAATAG
- a CDS encoding SAM-dependent methyltransferase produces MLEKKFYESFLKNSFNIPVKITYWDGSTSTYGSGEPQVAIKFNEPIPIRQILKNASIALGEGYMDGKIEIDGSIEDLITSAYQSADSFLKNKKFIRYLPKASHNEEASKKDVQDHYDIGNDFYKLWLDDTMTYSCAYFETPEDDLKTAQMNKVHHILKKLDPKPRRTLLDIGCGWGTLMLTAAQEYDLRVVGVTLSQEQYDYVNSEIKRLGLEDVAEVKLTDYRELGDAKFDYITSVGMFEHVGKENLGEYFKCVNHYLTDDGVALIHGITRQQGGAYNGWINKWIFPGGYVPGLTENMDHIIENGLQIYDMESLRRHYQKTTEIWDENFLAVKPQVAEMFDDNFVRMWDLYLQACAASFKAGNIDVIQYLITKGASGHDLPMTREYMYK; encoded by the coding sequence ATGCTTGAAAAGAAATTTTACGAATCATTTTTAAAAAACTCCTTCAATATTCCAGTTAAGATTACTTACTGGGATGGCTCCACATCAACTTACGGAAGTGGTGAGCCACAAGTAGCAATCAAATTTAACGAACCTATTCCAATCAGACAGATTCTTAAGAATGCTTCAATTGCTCTTGGAGAAGGATACATGGATGGTAAGATCGAAATCGATGGTAGTATCGAAGATCTTATTACTTCTGCATATCAAAGCGCTGACAGCTTCTTGAAAAACAAGAAGTTCATCCGCTACTTACCTAAAGCATCCCATAATGAAGAAGCAAGTAAAAAAGATGTCCAGGACCATTACGACATCGGTAACGACTTCTACAAATTATGGCTTGATGACACAATGACTTATTCATGTGCTTACTTTGAGACTCCAGAAGATGACTTAAAGACAGCCCAAATGAATAAAGTACATCATATTTTGAAGAAACTTGATCCTAAACCAAGAAGAACTTTGCTTGATATTGGTTGTGGTTGGGGAACTTTGATGTTAACTGCTGCTCAAGAATACGACTTGCGAGTTGTTGGAGTAACCTTAAGTCAAGAACAATATGATTACGTTAATTCTGAAATCAAGCGTTTAGGTCTTGAAGATGTTGCTGAAGTTAAGCTAACTGACTACCGTGAATTAGGCGATGCTAAATTCGACTACATCACTTCAGTTGGTATGTTTGAACACGTTGGTAAAGAAAACCTTGGTGAATACTTCAAGTGCGTTAACCATTACTTAACTGATGATGGTGTTGCCTTGATTCACGGAATCACTCGTCAACAAGGTGGAGCTTACAATGGTTGGATCAACAAATGGATCTTCCCAGGTGGATATGTTCCAGGTTTAACTGAAAACATGGACCACATCATTGAAAATGGTCTTCAAATTTATGACATGGAATCACTTCGTCGTCATTACCAAAAGACTACTGAAATTTGGGACGAAAACTTCCTTGCTGTTAAGCCTCAAGTAGCAGAAATGTTTGATGATAATTTTGTTCGAATGTGGGACTTATATCTTCAAGCATGTGCCGCTTCATTCAAGGCTGGTAACATTGATGTTATCCAATACTTGATCACTAAAGGCGCTTCTGGTCACGACTTACCAATGACTAGAGAATACATGTACAAATAA
- a CDS encoding (S)-acetoin forming diacetyl reductase — MAQKVAMVTGAGQGIGQAIAERLANDGFAVSLVGRHLDKVQKIADEINGNGGKAIAIKADVAERDQVFAAVDATVKEFGDFNVIVNNAGLGPTTPIDTITPEDFDWVYKVNVGGVLWGTQAAHKAFKELGHGGKIINATSQAGVVGNPNLALYVGTKFAIRGITQTTARDLADEDITVNAFAPGIVKTPMMFDIAHEVGQNAGKSDEWGMSTFSDGIALGRLSEPEDVANAVAFLAGPDSNYVTGQTLIVDGGMQFQ, encoded by the coding sequence ATGGCACAAAAAGTAGCAATGGTAACTGGTGCAGGCCAAGGAATTGGTCAAGCAATCGCTGAAAGATTAGCTAATGATGGATTTGCAGTTTCTTTAGTAGGTCGTCACTTGGACAAGGTTCAAAAAATAGCTGATGAAATTAATGGTAATGGTGGCAAGGCAATTGCTATCAAGGCCGATGTTGCTGAACGAGATCAAGTTTTTGCTGCAGTTGATGCAACGGTTAAAGAATTTGGTGATTTTAACGTTATCGTTAATAACGCTGGTTTAGGACCAACCACTCCAATTGACACGATTACTCCAGAAGATTTCGATTGGGTTTACAAAGTTAATGTTGGTGGTGTTTTATGGGGAACTCAAGCTGCCCACAAAGCATTTAAAGAACTAGGTCATGGCGGTAAAATTATCAATGCTACTTCACAAGCTGGGGTTGTTGGTAACCCTAACTTGGCACTTTATGTGGGAACTAAATTTGCAATTCGTGGAATCACTCAGACAACTGCTCGTGATTTAGCTGATGAAGACATTACTGTTAACGCATTCGCACCCGGAATCGTTAAGACACCAATGATGTTTGATATTGCTCATGAAGTTGGCCAAAATGCCGGCAAGAGCGACGAATGGGGTATGTCAACATTCTCTGATGGTATTGCGCTTGGTAGATTATCTGAACCAGAAGATGTTGCCAATGCAGTTGCTTTCTTAGCAGGACCAGATTCAAATTATGTTACTGGTCAAACATTGATTGTCGATGGTGGTATGCAGTTCCAATAA
- a CDS encoding AzlD domain-containing protein: MEWSTTQHFWLILACFAVAFLPRLLPLLFFRTREIPVWFNEWMTYVPVSLFTALVVKDLFINPSYQISIVDKTPELIAAVLVIAIAYWTRSMTISVVLGLAAVFILAMFF, translated from the coding sequence ATGGAATGGAGTACAACTCAACATTTTTGGTTAATACTTGCGTGTTTTGCAGTTGCCTTTTTACCACGATTATTGCCATTGCTGTTCTTCAGAACACGGGAAATTCCCGTTTGGTTTAATGAGTGGATGACTTACGTGCCGGTATCTTTATTTACCGCACTGGTTGTAAAGGATCTGTTTATTAATCCTAGTTACCAAATCTCAATTGTGGATAAAACCCCCGAGTTAATTGCTGCTGTTTTAGTAATTGCAATTGCTTATTGGACGAGATCAATGACGATTTCTGTTGTCTTAGGTCTTGCAGCCGTATTTATTCTTGCAATGTTTTTCTAA
- a CDS encoding AzlC family ABC transporter permease gives MARSDEQLPYWRRILNVSLPVDLSYIPIGLACGILLHASGFNIYMTALVSVLVFSGGAQFLIASLLATNAPMYSVVLMLFFLELRYALLGSSLSKYLHGKSLGFTTIFAASMNDENYAINYLKFSTDKNFTPRDALNVEHYTLAFWTVSNVIGSIIGSAITINLTVVHFALTALFLYMIVMQLKNGLIIFICIISGILAAICMAITKTTLGLVISTLIASFIGFALEATIRKNHPRSKILRSMKNPAGSPEDVKD, from the coding sequence ATGGCTAGATCTGATGAACAGTTGCCCTATTGGCGACGGATACTAAATGTTTCATTACCAGTTGATTTAAGTTACATACCCATCGGATTAGCGTGTGGTATTTTACTTCACGCGTCCGGGTTTAATATTTATATGACTGCTCTTGTATCAGTATTGGTATTTTCAGGAGGAGCGCAATTTTTGATTGCTTCGCTATTGGCAACGAATGCACCTATGTATTCGGTTGTCTTGATGTTGTTTTTCCTAGAATTGCGATATGCATTGCTGGGATCTAGTTTATCGAAGTATCTTCATGGAAAGTCGCTAGGGTTTACGACCATATTTGCGGCATCGATGAACGACGAGAACTACGCAATCAATTACTTAAAGTTTTCAACTGATAAGAACTTCACGCCACGTGATGCTTTAAATGTTGAGCATTACACACTGGCGTTTTGGACTGTCAGCAACGTTATTGGGAGTATCATTGGTAGTGCAATTACCATCAATTTGACTGTGGTGCATTTTGCATTAACAGCTTTATTCTTGTATATGATTGTGATGCAGTTAAAGAACGGCTTAATCATTTTCATCTGTATTATTTCAGGAATTTTGGCAGCAATTTGTATGGCTATCACTAAAACAACTCTTGGATTAGTGATTTCAACATTGATTGCATCTTTCATCGGTTTTGCTCTGGAAGCAACAATCAGAAAAAATCATCCCAGAAGTAAGATTCTTCGATCGATGAAGAATCCAGCAGGATCACCTGAGGACGTTAAGGATTAG
- a CDS encoding D-alanyl-D-alanine carboxypeptidase family protein, whose protein sequence is MNKKLTLKSMVTVIATIFFIGLIPGMVQANGQAIDPKSPIQAKAALAVDADTGQILYAKNDKQPLAIASISKLMTVYIVHQRIAEHKLSWNTRVKIDSKLAKLSTGAELTNVPLVAGNSYTVKELVKAALISSANAAAITLGNAVAGSPEQFNQVMQDTARSMGINDAKFYNAAGLPNKLMGDLELKNVSPNAENMMSAQSVGQIAAKLLKTFPSVTKITSQTSYTFAGAQYEGHNELLGNDKVSPSIKVTGLKTGTSDKAGASFVSSATNRHRRIVTVILHARNTSPTDPARFIQTAKLLREVVANNRPMKLSSKATIANAKTVFVKNAKDQTVKVGTLHSRWIWVPKQSVKVTGKFVKKDKQLSAPITVNSAVAKVNLLINGRKITYLSPKTATIALAPTKKVDKANVFVQMFRAVANLF, encoded by the coding sequence ATGAATAAAAAATTAACGTTAAAATCGATGGTAACAGTTATTGCGACCATCTTTTTTATTGGCTTGATACCAGGGATGGTTCAGGCGAACGGCCAAGCAATTGACCCAAAGTCACCGATTCAAGCGAAGGCGGCTTTGGCTGTTGACGCTGACACAGGTCAGATTTTATATGCTAAGAATGACAAGCAACCATTAGCCATTGCTTCCATTTCTAAATTGATGACAGTTTATATTGTTCATCAGCGAATTGCTGAGCATAAATTGAGTTGGAATACTCGAGTTAAAATCGATTCCAAGTTGGCTAAACTCAGTACTGGAGCAGAATTAACCAACGTACCTTTAGTTGCTGGTAATTCATATACGGTTAAAGAATTAGTGAAAGCAGCCCTGATTTCATCAGCAAACGCCGCAGCAATCACGTTAGGAAATGCTGTTGCAGGCTCACCAGAACAATTTAATCAAGTGATGCAAGATACTGCTAGATCAATGGGTATCAATGATGCCAAGTTCTACAATGCGGCTGGTTTGCCTAATAAACTGATGGGTGATTTGGAATTAAAAAATGTTTCACCGAATGCCGAAAACATGATGTCGGCACAAAGTGTAGGTCAGATTGCTGCTAAATTATTGAAGACGTTTCCCAGCGTAACTAAGATTACTTCGCAAACTAGTTATACATTTGCTGGTGCCCAGTATGAGGGCCACAATGAGTTGCTCGGAAATGATAAAGTATCTCCAAGTATTAAGGTTACTGGTCTTAAAACTGGGACATCAGATAAGGCAGGGGCTTCATTTGTTAGTTCTGCTACTAATCGGCATCGCCGAATCGTAACTGTCATCTTACATGCCAGAAACACTTCACCAACAGATCCAGCAAGGTTTATTCAAACTGCGAAATTGTTGCGTGAGGTTGTGGCTAATAATAGACCAATGAAACTAAGTAGCAAGGCTACCATTGCCAATGCCAAAACAGTGTTTGTTAAAAACGCTAAGGATCAAACTGTTAAAGTTGGAACGTTGCATTCTCGATGGATTTGGGTACCCAAGCAATCAGTTAAAGTCACGGGAAAGTTTGTGAAAAAAGATAAGCAACTTTCAGCGCCAATTACGGTTAACTCAGCGGTTGCCAAAGTAAATTTATTGATAAATGGAAGAAAAATCACATACTTAAGCCCTAAAACTGCTACAATTGCCTTAGCACCAACGAAAAAAGTTGATAAAGCAAATGTGTTTGTACAAATGTTTAGAGCGGTTGCAAACTTGTTTTAA
- a CDS encoding sensor histidine kinase, translating to MKLTAREKTELIVEGITTVILLMLLNLSIIIVINQSIEANPGLRDGIFIIKRSILIGPAHYRIWSWENIFIILMLVFDAAVVYWRLIRRYHQMELRHIISELHYIANGHLDHRINFHLSGNTQSVVDSVNALVDSVIESLNDERAIEKSKDDLITNVSHDLRTPLTSILGYLGLIQDKQYRNTDDVFKYTEIAYLKAKQMKSLVDNLFEYTKVRQADTKLSYTRIDLTQMMEQLVAAFELDAGKHGLKISTDDPQESMFIDADAEKLGRVFNNLISNAIKYGVGGKNIYLRAKFVSDKEAKIDVLNDGPKIPAKALNQIFERFYRVEESRNKDTGGSGLGLAIAQSIVDLHGGYIDVTSDDEFTIFSIHLPIKPGEKLKYDKPKMLS from the coding sequence ATGAAATTGACTGCTCGTGAAAAAACTGAATTGATCGTCGAAGGAATTACCACGGTCATCCTGCTAATGTTACTGAACCTGTCAATTATCATCGTGATTAACCAATCAATTGAAGCTAATCCAGGTCTGAGAGACGGAATCTTTATTATTAAGCGATCGATTTTGATTGGCCCTGCGCATTATCGAATTTGGAGTTGGGAAAATATCTTCATTATCCTAATGCTGGTTTTTGATGCGGCGGTTGTCTATTGGCGTTTGATTCGTCGATACCATCAAATGGAATTGCGTCACATTATTTCGGAATTGCATTATATTGCAAATGGTCATTTAGATCACCGAATTAATTTTCATTTATCAGGAAATACGCAGTCCGTGGTTGATAGTGTCAACGCGCTAGTTGATAGTGTCATTGAGTCACTGAATGATGAACGGGCTATTGAAAAGTCTAAGGATGATTTGATAACCAACGTTAGTCATGACTTACGAACGCCGTTAACGTCGATTCTAGGGTACTTGGGACTGATTCAAGATAAACAGTACCGCAACACTGATGATGTGTTTAAGTACACTGAAATTGCGTATTTAAAGGCTAAACAAATGAAGTCGTTGGTTGATAATCTATTTGAGTACACCAAAGTTCGGCAGGCCGATACTAAGTTATCTTATACTCGGATCGATTTGACGCAGATGATGGAACAGTTGGTGGCAGCATTTGAATTAGATGCTGGAAAACATGGATTGAAGATTTCCACAGATGATCCACAGGAATCGATGTTTATAGATGCTGATGCTGAGAAGTTAGGGCGGGTCTTTAATAATTTGATTTCCAATGCTATTAAATACGGTGTTGGCGGTAAAAACATTTATTTAAGGGCGAAGTTTGTATCAGATAAAGAGGCTAAAATTGATGTTTTAAACGATGGTCCTAAGATCCCAGCAAAAGCGTTGAATCAAATTTTTGAAAGATTCTATCGAGTTGAAGAATCTAGAAACAAAGACACTGGTGGTTCAGGATTGGGATTGGCGATTGCTCAAAGCATTGTTGACCTACATGGTGGATATATTGATGTCACATCAGATGATGAATTTACGATCTTTTCAATTCATTTGCCAATTAAGCCAGGTGAAAAATTAAAGTATGATAAACCTAAAATGCTTTCGTAG